The following are encoded in a window of Ferribacterium limneticum genomic DNA:
- the rplJ gene encoding 50S ribosomal protein L10, with product MGLNLNDKKAVVAEVSAQVASAQTIAIAEYRGIEVGDLTVLRKKARESGVYLRVLKNTLVRRAVADTSFAGLADHMVGPLIYSVSADPVAAAKVLSDFAKTNDKLVLKAGSYAGKVLDKAGVQALASVPSREELLSKLLYVMQAPVAGFVRGLAALATQREEASA from the coding sequence GTGGGTCTCAATCTGAACGACAAAAAAGCGGTTGTAGCTGAGGTATCGGCACAAGTAGCCAGCGCCCAGACCATCGCGATTGCCGAATATCGTGGCATCGAGGTCGGTGACCTCACGGTGTTGCGCAAGAAGGCTCGCGAATCTGGCGTCTATCTGCGTGTGTTGAAGAATACCTTGGTGCGTCGCGCGGTCGCGGACACTTCGTTCGCCGGCCTGGCTGATCACATGGTCGGTCCGCTGATCTATAGCGTATCGGCTGATCCCGTGGCTGCAGCGAAGGTTCTCAGCGACTTCGCCAAAACCAACGACAAATTGGTGCTCAAGGCCGGTTCCTATGCCGGCAAGGTGCTCGACAAGGCTGGTGTGCAGGCGCTTGCGTCCGTCCCAAGCCGCGAAGAGTTGCTCTCCAAGCTGCTGTACGTCATGCAGGCTCCGGTCGCCGGCTTTGTCCGTGGCCTTGCTGCACTGGCAACGCAGCGCGAAGAAGCTTCCGCTTGA
- the rplL gene encoding 50S ribosomal protein L7/L12, with protein sequence MAISKEDILEAVGSLTVMELNDLVKAFEEKFGVSAAAVAVAGPAGAAAVVEEQTEFTVMLNAAGDKKVEVIKVVRAVTGLGLKEAKDLVDGAPKAVKEGVSKADAEALKKQLEDAGAKVEVK encoded by the coding sequence ATGGCAATTAGCAAAGAAGACATCCTGGAAGCCGTTGGCTCCCTGACCGTTATGGAACTGAATGACCTGGTCAAGGCATTCGAAGAGAAGTTTGGCGTTTCCGCCGCTGCCGTCGCCGTTGCCGGTCCGGCTGGCGCTGCTGCGGTTGTCGAAGAGCAGACCGAATTTACCGTTATGCTGAACGCTGCCGGTGACAAGAAGGTCGAAGTCATTAAGGTTGTTCGTGCAGTGACCGGCCTGGGCCTCAAGGAAGCCAAGGATCTGGTTGACGGCGCTCCGAAGGCTGTCAAGGAAGGCGTTTCCAAGGCTGACGCAGAAGCCCTCAAGAAACAACTGGAAGACGCTGGCGCCAAGGTCGAAGTCAAGTAA
- the rplK gene encoding 50S ribosomal protein L11, giving the protein MAKKIIGYIKLQVPAGKANPSPPIGPALGQRGLNIMEFCKAFNAQTQGVEPGLPIPVVITAFADKSFTFVMKTPPATILIKKAAGIKSGSAKPHTDKVGKITRAQAEEIAKTKMPDLTAADMDAAVRTIAGSARSMGITVEGL; this is encoded by the coding sequence ATGGCCAAGAAAATTATTGGTTATATCAAGCTGCAAGTGCCTGCTGGCAAGGCAAATCCGTCGCCCCCAATCGGTCCGGCGCTGGGTCAGCGTGGTCTGAATATCATGGAATTCTGCAAGGCATTCAATGCCCAGACGCAAGGCGTTGAGCCGGGTCTGCCGATTCCTGTCGTGATCACTGCATTCGCGGACAAGTCTTTCACTTTTGTGATGAAGACGCCGCCGGCCACGATCCTGATCAAGAAGGCTGCTGGCATCAAGTCCGGTTCGGCCAAACCGCATACCGACAAGGTTGGCAAGATCACTCGTGCTCAGGCTGAAGAAATCGCCAAGACCAAGATGCCTGACCTTACCGCTGCCGATATGGATGCAGCCGTTCGCACCATCGCTGGTTCCGCCCGCTCCATGGGCATTACGGTAGAGGGTCTGTAA
- the rplA gene encoding 50S ribosomal protein L1 — MAKLTKKQKAQAGKIVAMKLYPVQEALTLAKETATAKFDESIDVAVNLGVDARKSDQVVRGSVVLPAGTGKSVRVAVFAQGEKAEAAKAAGAEVVGFDDLAAEVKAGNLNFDVVIATPDAMKIVGQLGQILGPRGLMPNPKVGTVTMDVVTAVKNAKAGQVQYRTDKAGIIHATIGRASFSIESLESNLKALIDALNKAKPASSKGQYLRKVAVAATMGPGVRVDQATLVG; from the coding sequence ATGGCTAAGCTCACCAAAAAGCAAAAAGCCCAAGCGGGCAAGATTGTTGCGATGAAGTTGTACCCGGTTCAGGAAGCACTGACTCTGGCCAAGGAAACCGCAACCGCCAAATTCGACGAGTCGATCGACGTTGCTGTAAATCTGGGTGTCGATGCACGCAAATCGGACCAGGTTGTTCGTGGTTCTGTCGTTCTGCCAGCTGGTACCGGCAAGTCAGTCCGTGTGGCCGTTTTCGCCCAGGGCGAAAAGGCTGAGGCCGCCAAGGCCGCCGGTGCCGAAGTTGTCGGTTTCGACGACTTGGCCGCTGAAGTCAAGGCCGGTAACCTGAATTTTGATGTCGTCATCGCTACGCCGGATGCCATGAAGATCGTCGGCCAACTCGGCCAGATCCTTGGCCCGCGTGGTTTGATGCCGAACCCGAAGGTTGGTACCGTGACGATGGATGTCGTCACTGCCGTGAAGAACGCCAAGGCTGGTCAGGTTCAATACCGTACTGACAAGGCCGGAATCATTCACGCCACCATCGGCCGCGCCTCCTTCTCGATCGAGAGCCTCGAGTCCAACCTGAAGGCGCTGATTGATGCATTGAACAAGGCGAAGCCGGCTTCTTCCAAGGGCCAGTATCTTCGCAAGGTTGCCGTTGCTGCCACGATGGGCCCCGGCGTTCGCGTCGATCAGGCCACTCTTGTTGGCTAA
- the tuf gene encoding elongation factor Tu: MAKEKFERTKPHVNVGTIGHVDHGKTTLTAAITTVLSAKFGGSAKKYDEIDAAPEEKARGITINTAHVEYETANRHYAHVDCPGHADYVKNMITGAAQMDGAILVCSAADGPMPQTREHILLARQVGVPYVLVFMNKCDMVDDAELLELVEMELRELLSKYDFPGDDTPIIHGSALKALEGDQSEIGEPSIFRLADALDSYIPTPERAIDQPFLMPVEDVFSISGRGTVVTGRIERGVVKVGEEIEIVGIRPTVKTTCTGVEMFRKLLDQGQAGDNVGALLRGTKREDVERGQVLCKPGSVKPHTHFTSEVYILSKDEGGRHTPFFNGYRPQFYFRTTDVTGSIDLPEGVEMVMPGDNIAMTIKLIAPIAMEEGLRFAIREGGRTVGAGVVAKIIE; this comes from the coding sequence ATGGCTAAGGAAAAATTCGAGCGTACCAAGCCGCACGTGAACGTCGGCACGATTGGACACGTTGACCATGGTAAGACGACGCTGACGGCGGCGATCACGACGGTGCTGTCCGCCAAGTTTGGTGGTTCGGCCAAGAAGTATGACGAAATTGATGCGGCGCCGGAAGAAAAGGCCCGTGGTATTACCATCAATACCGCCCACGTCGAATACGAAACCGCCAACCGTCACTACGCCCACGTTGACTGCCCGGGACACGCTGACTACGTCAAGAACATGATTACCGGTGCTGCCCAGATGGACGGCGCCATTCTCGTCTGTTCCGCCGCTGACGGCCCGATGCCGCAGACCCGCGAGCACATCCTGCTTGCCCGTCAAGTTGGTGTGCCGTACGTTCTGGTGTTCATGAACAAGTGCGACATGGTGGATGACGCCGAGCTGCTCGAGCTTGTCGAAATGGAACTCCGTGAGCTCCTCTCCAAGTACGACTTCCCGGGCGACGACACCCCGATCATTCACGGTTCTGCCCTGAAGGCACTTGAAGGCGATCAGTCCGAAATCGGCGAACCCTCCATCTTCCGTCTGGCAGATGCCCTGGACTCCTACATCCCGACCCCGGAACGTGCGATTGACCAGCCCTTCCTGATGCCGGTTGAAGACGTCTTCTCCATCTCCGGTCGCGGTACTGTTGTCACCGGTCGTATCGAGCGTGGCGTCGTCAAGGTTGGCGAAGAAATCGAAATCGTCGGTATTCGTCCGACCGTCAAGACCACCTGTACCGGTGTCGAAATGTTCCGCAAGCTGCTCGACCAAGGTCAGGCTGGCGACAACGTTGGCGCCCTGTTGCGTGGTACCAAGCGTGAAGACGTCGAGCGTGGCCAAGTGCTGTGCAAGCCGGGCTCTGTCAAGCCGCACACCCACTTCACCTCGGAAGTGTACATTCTGTCCAAGGACGAAGGTGGTCGTCACACCCCGTTCTTTAATGGTTACCGTCCCCAGTTCTACTTCCGTACGACCGACGTGACTGGCTCCATCGACCTGCCGGAAGGCGTCGAGATGGTGATGCCTGGCGATAACATCGCCATGACCATCAAGCTGATCGCCCCGATCGCCATGGAAGAAGGTCTGCGCTTCGCCATCCGTGAAGGCGGTCGTACCGTCGGCGCCGGCGTCGTCGCTAAGATCATCGAGTAA
- the rpoB gene encoding DNA-directed RNA polymerase subunit beta: MTYSFTEKKRIRKSFAKRASVLDVPYLLATQLQSFKDFLQDGVAPERRKNEGLQAAFTSIFPIISHSGNARLEFVSYMLGEPAFDVTECQQRGLTFASSLRAKVRLVIMDREAPDTVKEVKEQEVYMGEMPLMTTNGSFVINGTERVIVSQLHRSPGVFFEHDRGKTHSSGKLLFSARVIPYRGSWLDFEFDPKDTLFFRVDRRRKMPVTTLLKAIGMSSEEILEQFFEFDTFLLAKDKIEFTLVPERLRGEVARFDFVGPDGKVIVAKDKRITAKHIRDIATSAIKQIAVPEEFLVGRVVAKNIIDKATGEVIANANDEITEILLAKLRESEIFTIETLYTNELDRGSFISNTLRADETATRQAARVAIYRMMRPGEPPTEEAVEILFNGLFYSDERYDLSGVGRMKFNRRLTRPDVIEYKLMLKGLASKAEAALKNLAEASGFALSAIQDLVGLMPYGARAMVENVTLAEAEALAAKIKPLGANIEVREQLTLSPRDIVEVIKILVELRNGRGEIDDIDHLGNRRVRSVGELAENQFRAGLVRVERAVKERLSQAESDNLMPHDLINAKPISAAIKEFFGSSQLSQFMDQTNPLSEITHKRRVSALGPGGLTRERAGFEVRDVHPTHYGRVCPIETPEGPNIGLINSLALFARVNSYGFIETAYRKVVDSQVTDQIEYLSAIEEGNYVVAQANASLLEGRLSDDLVTCREKGETILAEPSRVQYMDVAPGQIVSVAASLIPFLEHDDANRALMGANMQRQAVPCLRPEKPLVGTGIERTVAVDSGTAVIALRGGKVDYVDAARVVVRVNDEETIAGEVGVDIYNLVKYTRSNQNTNINQRPLVRVGDHIAKGDVVADGASTDKGELALGQNMLIAFMPWNGYNFEDSILISERVVAEDRYTSIHIEELTVVARDTKLGPEEITRDIASLGESQLSRLDDSGIVYIGAEVEAADVLVGKVTPKGETQLTPEEKLLRAIFGEKASDVKDTSLRVPSGIAGTVIDVQVFTREGIERDKRAQSIIDEHLRHYKLDLADQMRIVERDAFARVERLILGKKANGGPKKLAKGSVVEKSYLDGMDPHHWFDIRLADDDAAQQLEQVKDGLEQARKDFDIAFEGKRKKLTQGDELPPGVQKMVKVYVAVKRRLQPGDKMAGRHGNKGVVSRILPVEDMPHMEDGSPVDIVLNPLGVPSRMNVGQILEVHLGLAAKGLGHKIGAMLRAQSSAKEVRGFLDQIYNSSGKQENLEELNDTEVLEMAGNLTNGVPFATPVFDGAKEDEIKAMLAMAGMPSSGQMTLFDGRTGEAFERKVTVGYMHYLKLHHLVDDKMHARSTGPYSLVTQQPLGGKAQFGGQRFGEMEVWALEAYGASYVLQEMLTVKSDDVNGRTKVYENIVKGEHRIDAGMPESFNVLVKEIRSLAIDIDLERY; the protein is encoded by the coding sequence ATGACTTACTCCTTCACCGAGAAGAAACGCATCCGCAAGAGCTTCGCCAAGCGCGCCAGCGTGCTTGACGTCCCCTACTTGTTGGCGACCCAGTTGCAGTCTTTCAAGGATTTTCTGCAAGACGGGGTCGCACCAGAGCGGAGGAAAAACGAGGGCTTGCAAGCTGCATTCACCTCTATATTTCCGATCATTTCGCATTCTGGCAACGCTCGCCTGGAGTTCGTCAGCTACATGCTGGGAGAGCCGGCATTTGATGTCACGGAATGCCAGCAACGCGGCCTGACTTTTGCATCATCGCTGCGTGCGAAGGTCCGCTTGGTCATCATGGACCGTGAAGCACCGGATACCGTGAAGGAAGTAAAGGAGCAGGAAGTCTACATGGGCGAAATGCCCTTGATGACGACCAACGGTTCCTTCGTTATCAACGGTACCGAACGGGTCATCGTCTCCCAGTTGCACCGCTCGCCTGGCGTATTCTTTGAGCATGACCGCGGCAAAACCCATAGCTCCGGCAAGCTGCTTTTCTCTGCTCGCGTCATTCCTTACCGTGGCTCGTGGCTGGATTTCGAGTTTGATCCGAAAGACACGCTGTTTTTCCGCGTCGACCGTCGTCGCAAGATGCCGGTTACCACCCTGCTCAAGGCTATCGGCATGTCGTCCGAAGAAATTCTTGAGCAGTTCTTTGAGTTCGATACCTTCCTGCTGGCCAAGGATAAAATCGAGTTCACTCTGGTTCCGGAACGCTTGCGTGGCGAAGTCGCTCGATTCGATTTCGTCGGTCCCGATGGCAAAGTCATTGTTGCTAAAGACAAGCGTATTACTGCCAAGCACATCCGTGATATTGCAACTTCTGCCATCAAGCAAATTGCCGTTCCGGAGGAGTTTCTGGTCGGGCGCGTCGTCGCCAAAAACATCATTGACAAGGCAACGGGCGAAGTCATCGCCAATGCCAACGATGAAATTACCGAGATCTTGCTCGCCAAACTGCGCGAATCTGAGATTTTCACGATTGAAACCCTCTACACCAACGAACTAGATCGCGGCTCGTTTATTTCGAACACTCTGCGTGCTGACGAAACAGCCACCCGCCAAGCCGCCCGTGTTGCCATTTATCGCATGATGCGTCCGGGGGAGCCACCGACCGAAGAGGCTGTCGAAATATTGTTCAATGGTTTGTTCTATTCCGACGAACGCTACGATCTATCGGGCGTTGGTCGGATGAAATTCAATCGTCGTCTAACCCGGCCAGACGTTATTGAATACAAGCTGATGCTCAAGGGCCTTGCGTCCAAGGCCGAAGCAGCACTGAAAAACCTAGCCGAAGCCTCCGGTTTTGCGCTGTCTGCTATTCAGGATTTAGTCGGCTTGATGCCCTATGGCGCACGCGCCATGGTGGAAAACGTCACGCTGGCTGAAGCCGAAGCGCTGGCTGCCAAGATCAAGCCGCTCGGCGCCAATATTGAAGTGCGCGAGCAACTGACCCTGTCGCCGCGCGACATCGTCGAAGTGATCAAGATTCTTGTCGAACTGCGCAATGGGCGTGGCGAAATCGACGATATCGATCACTTGGGTAATCGCCGGGTTCGTTCCGTTGGTGAACTTGCAGAAAATCAGTTCCGCGCTGGTCTGGTGCGCGTTGAGCGTGCCGTCAAGGAACGTTTGTCGCAAGCGGAGTCTGATAACCTGATGCCGCACGATCTGATCAATGCCAAGCCGATCAGCGCCGCGATCAAGGAATTCTTTGGTTCCAGCCAGTTGTCGCAGTTTATGGATCAAACTAATCCGCTGTCGGAAATTACCCACAAGCGCCGTGTTTCGGCCCTTGGCCCGGGTGGTTTGACCCGCGAACGCGCGGGTTTTGAGGTTCGCGACGTGCATCCGACGCATTACGGTCGTGTTTGCCCGATCGAAACACCGGAAGGTCCAAATATTGGTCTGATCAACTCTCTGGCTTTGTTTGCTCGTGTCAATAGTTATGGCTTTATCGAAACGGCCTACCGCAAGGTGGTGGATAGCCAAGTTACTGACCAGATTGAATATCTGTCGGCTATTGAAGAAGGCAACTATGTTGTCGCTCAGGCTAACGCCTCGCTGCTCGAAGGCCGTTTGTCCGATGACTTGGTCACTTGCCGCGAAAAGGGCGAAACCATTCTGGCCGAGCCGTCGCGCGTCCAGTATATGGACGTTGCACCAGGCCAGATCGTTTCGGTTGCTGCCTCGCTGATTCCCTTCCTTGAGCACGATGACGCGAACCGCGCTTTGATGGGGGCCAACATGCAGCGCCAGGCAGTTCCTTGCCTGCGTCCGGAAAAGCCGTTGGTCGGCACCGGCATTGAGCGCACAGTTGCGGTCGACTCTGGGACGGCCGTAATTGCCCTGCGCGGTGGCAAGGTTGACTATGTCGATGCCGCACGCGTCGTGGTTCGCGTCAATGATGAAGAAACCATCGCAGGCGAGGTTGGCGTCGATATTTACAATCTGGTCAAGTACACCCGTTCCAACCAGAACACCAATATTAACCAGCGTCCGCTGGTGCGAGTAGGCGACCACATTGCCAAGGGTGACGTGGTGGCTGACGGAGCTTCGACCGACAAGGGTGAGTTGGCGCTTGGTCAGAACATGCTGATCGCCTTCATGCCTTGGAACGGCTATAACTTCGAAGACTCAATTTTGATCTCTGAACGTGTTGTTGCCGAAGACCGTTATACCTCGATTCACATCGAGGAACTGACCGTCGTTGCTCGCGATACAAAGTTGGGGCCTGAAGAAATTACCCGAGATATCGCATCGTTGGGTGAGTCGCAACTGTCCCGTTTGGATGATTCCGGCATTGTTTACATCGGTGCTGAAGTTGAAGCGGCCGACGTGCTCGTTGGCAAGGTCACGCCTAAGGGGGAAACCCAGTTAACGCCGGAAGAAAAGCTTTTGCGCGCGATCTTTGGTGAAAAGGCTTCTGACGTTAAGGACACTTCGCTGCGCGTGCCGTCGGGTATCGCCGGTACTGTTATCGACGTTCAGGTGTTCACCCGCGAAGGTATTGAGCGTGACAAGCGCGCCCAGTCGATCATCGACGAACACCTCCGTCACTACAAGCTGGACCTCGCCGACCAGATGCGTATTGTTGAACGTGATGCCTTTGCTCGTGTCGAACGACTGATTCTCGGCAAGAAGGCCAATGGTGGTCCGAAGAAATTGGCGAAGGGTTCTGTTGTCGAGAAGTCGTATCTCGACGGGATGGATCCGCATCACTGGTTCGATATTCGCCTCGCTGACGATGATGCTGCCCAGCAGTTGGAACAAGTTAAGGATGGTCTGGAGCAGGCGCGCAAGGATTTTGACATTGCCTTTGAAGGCAAGCGGAAAAAACTGACGCAAGGCGATGAACTGCCGCCAGGCGTCCAGAAAATGGTCAAGGTCTACGTCGCCGTGAAACGTCGTCTGCAGCCGGGTGACAAGATGGCCGGTCGTCACGGTAATAAGGGCGTCGTTTCTCGTATCCTGCCGGTTGAAGACATGCCGCACATGGAGGATGGCAGCCCGGTTGACATCGTGCTGAATCCGCTCGGCGTGCCGTCACGGATGAACGTTGGGCAGATTCTGGAAGTTCACCTCGGCCTTGCTGCGAAGGGACTTGGTCATAAGATCGGCGCCATGTTGCGCGCCCAATCGAGCGCCAAGGAAGTTCGCGGTTTCCTGGACCAGATATACAACTCCAGTGGCAAACAGGAGAATCTCGAGGAGCTGAACGACACTGAGGTCCTCGAAATGGCCGGTAACCTGACCAATGGCGTCCCGTTCGCAACGCCCGTGTTCGATGGTGCCAAGGAAGACGAAATCAAGGCCATGCTGGCGATGGCTGGTATGCCGTCCTCAGGTCAGATGACGCTGTTCGACGGTCGCACTGGTGAGGCGTTTGAACGTAAGGTGACGGTTGGCTACATGCATTACCTGAAGCTGCATCACCTCGTTGACGACAAGATGCACGCCCGATCGACGGGTCCGTACTCGCTGGTTACCCAACAGCCGCTGGGCGGCAAGGCCCAGTTTGGTGGTCAGCGCTTCGGTGAGATGGAAGTGTGGGCGCTGGAAGCCTACGGTGCATCGTATGTGCTGCAGGAAATGTTGACCGTGAAGTCCGATGACGTGAACGGTCGTACGAAGGTGTACGAAAACATCGTCAAGGGCGAGCACAGGATCGATGCCGGCATGCCGGAATCATTCAATGTGCTGGTCAAGGAAATCCGTTCGCTGGCGATCGATATCGATCTGGAACGTTACTGA
- the secE gene encoding preprotein translocase subunit SecE, with protein sequence MADKIKFALALVILAAGVAGFYLLSEQAMILRVLAVLVGLALAIAVAWKTEPGQRFFMFANEAVVEAKKVVWPSRKETMQTTGAVFAFVVVMAIFLYLTDKSLEWVLYDLVLGWKKS encoded by the coding sequence ATGGCTGACAAGATCAAGTTTGCGCTGGCGCTGGTTATTCTGGCGGCTGGCGTGGCTGGCTTCTACCTGCTCTCAGAGCAGGCAATGATTTTGCGCGTCCTGGCGGTCCTCGTTGGGTTGGCGCTGGCGATTGCTGTAGCTTGGAAAACCGAGCCCGGGCAACGTTTTTTCATGTTTGCCAACGAGGCAGTTGTCGAGGCCAAGAAAGTTGTTTGGCCTAGCCGCAAGGAAACCATGCAGACGACCGGGGCGGTATTCGCTTTTGTCGTCGTGATGGCGATCTTCCTGTATCTCACTGACAAAAGCCTCGAGTGGGTTCTTTACGACCTGGTCTTGGGCTGGAAGAAATCATGA
- a CDS encoding c-type cytochrome, with translation MKAVYVAVMAAAGIVMAGQAQADEALAKAKNCMSCHAIDKKLVGPAYKEVAAKYKGDKAAPAMLAAKVKAGGKGVWGQIPMPPNNVTEDEAKKLVAWVLSQK, from the coding sequence ATGAAAGCTGTTTATGTTGCCGTGATGGCTGCCGCTGGTATCGTAATGGCCGGTCAGGCCCAGGCCGACGAAGCTCTGGCCAAGGCCAAGAACTGCATGTCCTGCCACGCCATCGACAAGAAGCTGGTTGGTCCGGCTTACAAGGAAGTTGCTGCAAAATACAAGGGCGACAAGGCTGCCCCCGCCATGCTGGCCGCCAAAGTCAAGGCTGGTGGCAAGGGTGTCTGGGGTCAGATCCCGATGCCGCCCAACAACGTTACCGAAGACGAAGCCAAGAAACTGGTTGCCTGGGTGCTCTCCCAGAAGTAA
- the rhtB gene encoding homoserine/homoserine lactone efflux protein, which yields MTIAVWLGFLLAAILIAVTPGPGAVISMSTGMRHGYWAALTAILGLQSAILLHLLIVALGLGALLAASETAFLLVKFVGAAYLLWLGIQKWRAPVVPVDANAPMVRRKGLFMQGVLVNLTNPKAIIFIGALVPQFVNPAEPQIPQYLLIATTLCLTDMVVMSGYALAAVHLGRWLHDPVAIRVQNRLFGGLFVSAGALLAVSSRPS from the coding sequence ATGACAATCGCAGTCTGGCTTGGTTTTCTGCTGGCGGCCATTCTGATCGCCGTGACCCCCGGGCCGGGCGCGGTGATCAGCATGAGCACCGGCATGCGGCACGGCTATTGGGCCGCACTGACAGCCATTCTTGGCCTTCAGTCGGCGATTTTGCTCCATTTGCTGATTGTTGCGCTCGGCCTCGGCGCGCTATTGGCCGCCTCGGAAACAGCATTTTTGCTGGTCAAGTTTGTGGGTGCGGCCTACCTGCTCTGGCTCGGTATCCAGAAATGGCGGGCTCCCGTCGTTCCGGTCGACGCCAATGCACCGATGGTGCGTCGCAAAGGGCTATTCATGCAGGGGGTTCTGGTCAATCTGACCAATCCGAAGGCCATCATATTCATCGGTGCGCTGGTGCCCCAGTTTGTTAATCCAGCGGAACCCCAAATTCCCCAGTACCTGTTGATAGCGACAACACTCTGTCTGACTGACATGGTGGTGATGTCCGGGTACGCGCTAGCCGCGGTACATCTCGGCCGGTGGTTGCATGACCCGGTCGCCATTCGTGTGCAGAATCGTCTTTTCGGTGGTTTGTTCGTCTCGGCCGGTGCGTTGTTGGCAGTATCGTCGCGACCTTCATAA
- the nusG gene encoding transcription termination/antitermination protein NusG, whose protein sequence is MSKRWYVVHAYSGFEKSVMRAILERIERLGMQDKFGRILVPVEEVVEMKNGQKAISERKFFPGYVLCEMEMDDDSWHLVKNTPKVTGFVGGTATKPTPISEKEVEKIMQQMQEGVEKPRPKVLFEVGEVVRVKEGPFTDFHGAVEDVNYEKNRIRVSVTIFGRATPVELEFGQVEKA, encoded by the coding sequence ATGAGTAAACGCTGGTACGTTGTTCACGCTTACTCGGGCTTCGAAAAGAGCGTAATGCGCGCAATTTTGGAGCGCATAGAGCGTCTTGGTATGCAGGACAAATTCGGCCGCATTCTGGTGCCGGTTGAGGAAGTGGTTGAAATGAAGAATGGCCAGAAGGCCATCTCTGAACGCAAGTTCTTCCCGGGCTATGTGCTGTGCGAAATGGAAATGGACGATGATTCCTGGCACTTGGTGAAGAACACGCCCAAGGTGACCGGTTTTGTCGGGGGCACGGCGACCAAGCCCACGCCGATTTCTGAAAAAGAAGTTGAAAAAATCATGCAGCAAATGCAGGAGGGTGTTGAGAAACCCCGTCCGAAGGTGCTGTTTGAAGTTGGCGAAGTTGTGCGCGTCAAGGAGGGTCCGTTTACCGACTTCCATGGTGCCGTCGAGGACGTCAATTACGAAAAAAATCGCATCCGTGTTTCGGTGACCATCTTTGGTCGCGCTACGCCGGTCGAGTTGGAGTTTGGCCAGGTCGAAAAAGCCTGA